AAGAACTTAACATGGAATACCTGGCCGCTTACCTGATCTTATTTACAATCTGCCTGCTCACTGTTGCACGTATCATTCCATACCAGATTCCTCTTGTATTGGTTCTTATATATATGCTGCTAAGAAACAGGGAAAATATAAGCAGAGTGGATTACTCCCTGCTTGCCACCTTTATCGCATTATTTATTTTTATCGGCAACCTTGGAAGGATTCCGCAATTCAGCAGTTTTCTGGAAAGAATCATGGCAGGAAGGGAAACACTTACTGCTGTTCTTGCTAGTCAGATTATGAGCAATGTTCCCGCTGCGCTTCTTTTATCCGGCTTTACAGATAATTACCGGGCTTTAATTGTCGGAACCAATATTGGAGGTCTCGGCACTCTGATTGCATCCATGGCAAGCCTGATAAGTTTCAAATATATTGCAAAAGAAAACAGGAATCTGAGAGGGAAGTATTTGGGAATATTCACAACCTCCAATATTATATTCATGATATTCATGTTAATATTGTATTTTTTTCTTAGATAAAGGTTTTCCCGGAATTACAAAAGCTATAACAATTCTTTCTTCGCAAAAAATTCTCCGCGGCACTCTCCTCCTCTTGGCTATCGTATGTGGCAGAAAAAAGAATCTAAACTGGAACTGGCAGCCTCCATGATCCGGCAGATTATGCCTGAATTTCACAGCAAAGATCATATCATCATCCTTTGTGACAGCTGGTATACAAAACAGAATCTGGTATCCATCGTTGATGAATATCCGAATCTGGATCTGATTGGCAATGCAAGGATTGATTCTGTCATGTATGATCCTGCTCCTGCACATACCGGCCGCAGAGGACGTCCCGCCAAACATGGGAAGAGACTTTCTGTTGAAACAGATTTTGCTTTTTCCAATGAAAAGATCGGAGATTACTATATCGGAGCACACCGTGTGATCACCAACCTTTTTGGATGTCGGGAAATTCAGGCTTATGGTGGGGAATATAACTTATCGCTTATGGTGGGGAAACCCGCTATTTGCTGCTTTGTGGCAATAGAAAAGCGCCACATCGCTGCGGCGCTTTTGCTTTGCCCGGAAGATGGAGCGAGGGGGCTGTTCAGTTATCTGTTGTGCTTTTTCTTGCTGGCAACAACGGCTGTTCCAATGGCTGCACTACCGCTGACAAGCATAAGGACAACCAGCAAAGCAGGGTTGCTGGTGTCGCCAGTCTGCGGAATGGTGTACTGAGGTGTGGCTGTTGCAGCAGGTGCCGGAGTGGCCGTGGCAGCAGGTGCCGGGGTGGTCTTGTCGGCGTCCTTGTATTGCAGGGCAGCAATCGCATCTTCAATAGCCTTTGCCATAGCGTCAACCTCTGCCTGCTGGGTAATGTTCTTACCACGGGTCACAGCATTCACAGCGGCTTCCACGGCGGTGAAGTCCTTGTAGTTATCCTTGTTCAGTGCATTTGCTTTGGCAATGGCTGCATCTACCTTTGTATAATCTGCATCCTTGTATTGCAGGGCAGCAATGGCATCTTCGATAGCCTTTGCCATGGCATCTACTTCGTCCTGTTCGGTAATGCTCTTGTCACGGACAACAGCATTGACGGCAGCTTCCACGGCGGTGAGGTCCTTGTAGTTGTCCTTGTTCAGTGCATTTGCCTTGGCAATGGCTGCGTCTACTTTGGTGTAGTCGGCAGGTAAATAAGTCATTGCAACCGTCTGCGTATGCGTTGCCGCATCGGCGGTGATCGTTATATTGCCGGTGTATGCTTTGCAGTTATCGGCTGTTACTTCAACAGGGTAAGTTCCTGCTTCCAAACTGACAGAGCCGGTAACCTCCTGACCATTCACTTTAACAACAACATTGGTCAGACCGTCCGGCGTTACAACGAAAGAAACCGGATAGACAGCCTTTGTGATAAAATGAACATTTTTATAAAGTGCAAAGTACTGATTACCGCTGGAAAGCAGGTCAATTTCTGTTCCTTCCGAGTCTACAGCTTTTGCATAGTTCAGATGATAGCCATCGGCAATCACAGGCACACATTCATCGAAAATTGCAGGGATATTATTCGCATTCGTATTCTTTGCATCAATCTCTGCTTCTTCTACGGTAAAAGTACCGTTACCGCCCATCGGGTATTTACCGTCAGTGGTTACTTTGGCGCCGCCCTTGATCAGAATATCGCCATTAGTCCATATTGCGCTGTCCGCAGTAGAGGTGCATTTTACCTCGCCGCCGTTAACCGTCAGATTGCCCTCGGTAAACAAAGCGGGATAATGGCTTGTTGCTTCCACCTTGGAGTTGATAATTTCAATTTTGCCCGCGCCGTTTTCATCGCCCATATACACTGCGTTAAATTGATCCTCGCTTGCAATCAAAGCAACCTCACTGTTGTTTTTGATTTCCAGTTCCTTGGCGCTTGCAGCAGTGTAATAGGAAGAAACCGCAACCTTTGCGCCGTCAATGGAAAGTATTCCTTTGTTATAAGAAGTAATTCCGCAGCCCTCAGCAGAAGTTATATCAAGCTTTGCACCTTCGGATATGCTGATGTTGCCATTAAGCGTATAGAGTGCATCCCATTTTACATTGATTGTAAGCTTACCGTCACCGATAATATTGTAATTATCACTGCTACCGTCTGCAAAAATTCCGCCGCCGTTATCTAAAGTAATGCTGTTTGTGCCGGAAAGTTTGATCGTTAAATCGGTGTCTCCGACTACTCTGATACCGTACTTAGGACTTTCATCGCTTTTGCCGCCGTTTGTAATTGCGGCATTGTTAAGCGTAAGGGTCTTTGTATTCGGGTCATAGCTTGCGGTTCCTTCTCCACAAGCGATAGAGAGCTTTTCGCTTGTGAACTGTTCGCCGTTTACATACAGATTGTAGTTTTCCGTAGCAAAGGCTACGGTCGGTAGCAATCCAGCTACCATTACAATGCTGAGTAGGACTGCAAATAGTTTTTTCTTCATAAGAGTTCCTCCATTTTTTAATTGTCCGCTATTTACTTCCTCCGACAGCGGACACGCCGGAGAAGACAGAAGGTTTAACCGGAAAAGATTGATTTGCCGGTCGTGGTTAGGACTTCAATATCAAACCACCATCCTTCCGGCAAACGCTAAAAACCAAAGCCAAGGCATAATGCGCCCTGTCTCCGGCAACTGGTTCGTTATAAATTGTATGAAATAAGACTTGACACGCTGAAAAACGGCGCTATGCTCCTGCCGAGCCGAGCCATTTTCGCGCCTTTGAGTATCATTGTCAAGCCCTCCTTCCGTAATTTTAGTAAGAAAAGAATATCAATCCCATTCCTCAAAAATATACATAGATATTATAGCAGATTGTCCATAAAACCACAAGTAGCGTTCAAAATATTGTCGGTCACTATTCTAAACGCATTACCTCTTCCATTATTATCCCGACTTTATGACTTCTTGAATACTATCTGAAAAAGAAAAACCGCTGTCCAGCCGACAGCGGTTCATCGTCATATTCTGTTTTCAGAATAGCCAAGCAAATAACGCTGATGCAGCGACAATCAAGGCACTTCCTGCCAGCGATAACAACATCGGCGCTGCAAATGGGCATAACAGCAGCGCCACAAGCGCCGAAGCTGCCGCCTGTGCATAGCTGCCATCCAGCAGCGCGAGGAAAGCCGCAAAGCCGCCCAGCCCGGCAAGAATCATACCAATGCTGCCGCAGATACCATACAGAAGATTAAGTACAAATCCTGCCGCATAAAGCAGCGCAATCACTGGCAACGCAAGTAAGCGCACAATCCACAGTACAACGATGTTGTTTCTTAAACGAGAAAACATTGATACCCCAACCATTCTTT
Above is a window of Oscillospiraceae bacterium NTUH-002-81 DNA encoding:
- a CDS encoding LPXTG cell wall anchor domain-containing protein — its product is MKKKLFAVLLSIVMVAGLLPTVAFATENYNLYVNGEQFTSEKLSIACGEGTASYDPNTKTLTLNNAAITNGGKSDESPKYGIRVVGDTDLTIKLSGTNSITLDNGGGIFADGSSDNYNIIGDGKLTINVKWDALYTLNGNISISEGAKLDITSAEGCGITSYNKGILSIDGAKVAVSSYYTAASAKELEIKNNSEVALIASEDQFNAVYMGDENGAGKIEIINSKVEATSHYPALFTEGNLTVNGGEVKCTSTADSAIWTNGDILIKGGAKVTTDGKYPMGGNGTFTVEEAEIDAKNTNANNIPAIFDECVPVIADGYHLNYAKAVDSEGTEIDLLSSGNQYFALYKNVHFITKAVYPVSFVVTPDGLTNVVVKVNGQEVTGSVSLEAGTYPVEVTADNCKAYTGNITITADAATHTQTVAMTYLPADYTKVDAAIAKANALNKDNYKDLTAVEAAVNAVVRDKSITEQDEVDAMAKAIEDAIAALQYKDADYTKVDAAIAKANALNKDNYKDFTAVEAAVNAVTRGKNITQQAEVDAMAKAIEDAIAALQYKDADKTTPAPAATATPAPAATATPQYTIPQTGDTSNPALLVVLMLVSGSAAIGTAVVASKKKHNR